The Bacteroidota bacterium sequence CGACGCGACGCCCGAGATCGTCCAGGGCCGTATCGATCAGGAGCGCGTCGATGCGCTGCACGTGATGCCCGTGTTGGCGGGCTTCGAGGAGGAGGAAGACGAACCGCCGAGCCTGCGCCTGCGGCTCTTTCAGATGCCGGAGAACCTGGAACGGCAGCGCGCCCACAAGAAGCGTGCGATCGAGAAGGGCATCGCCCACGCTCGCGGCGAGGTGATCTTGACGACAGACGCCGACTGCGAAGTGCCGACGACCTGGATTCGCACGATGGCCTCGGCGTTCGGCGCTGTCGTAGCACAGGGCGATCCGCTCGCCGAGGAGGAGCCAGGCGTCGCGCTCGTATCGGGACCCGTACTCTATACCACGCACCGCGCTCCGCTCCTCCAGATGCAGGCCCTAGAGTTTCTAGGACTCGTGGCCGTGGGAGCCGGGGCGATCGGCGCTGGGCGTCCTACCCTCTGCAACGGCGCCAACGTGGCCTACCGCCGCGACGTGTTTGACGCATTGGGTGGCTTCGAGGGCATCGACCACCTCACAAGCGGGGACGACGAGCTGCTGATGCAAAAGATCGCTGACCAGACCGACTGGCAGGTGCGGTTTTGCAACGACCCAGCGGCGGCTGTCGTGACGGAGCCGATGTTCTCGCTGGGTGCCTTCGTGGCGCAGCGCGCACGCTGGGCGTCAAAAGGGGCGCACTACCCCAATCCGGTCCTCGTGGCGATGTGCGTGGCTATTTTCTCGTTCTTCGTCCTGCTCATCGGCCTTAGTGTCGCCTTGCCGTTTGCGCCTGCGCTGGGCCCCGCCGTTGCGGGCGCCTGGGCGCTCAAGCTCTTGCCCGAGTGGACGCTGCTGGCGCCGTTCGCGCGGCGCTTTCGTCGGGAGCACCTCCTCCGGTGGTTCCTCCCCGCGCAGGCGCTGCATCCGCTCTACATCGTCGCCATGGCAACACTCGGTGCGTGGGGCGGCTACACGTGGAAGGGCCGCACCGTTAGTCGCTGAAGGCCACGCGCAAGACCTCACAGAATTCGGCGAGCATCATGGCCGTCGCCCCCCAGACGACGTGGCCACTGAGCGCGAAATAGGGCACTTCGTAGTCGACCCCGCGGATGTGGCGAACGGTCGTGCGCACGTTGTCAGGGTCGAGCAACTCGGCCACAGACGCTTCGATGAGCCGGGCCACCTCAATGCGGTTTAGAGCGAAGTCCGGGCGGTCATCCAGGGCTGCGACGAACGGGGTCACACAGAATCGAGTCGGCGGAATGTAGAGGCCCGACAAGGGGCCCAGCACGGCCTCTTCGGCTACGGCCACGCCGACTTCCTCCTCGGTCTCGCGCAGGGCCGCACCGAGGGCGGTCTCTCCGGCTTCGATGCGTCCGCCCGGGAAGGATATCTGGCCGCTATGGTCCCGCATGGTCTCGGGACGCTGCGTAAGGACGAATCGCGCGTGGCCGTCAGCGTCGCTGTAGAGCAACATGAGCACGGCGGCACTCCGACACGTTTTCCCAAGAGGATTGATCAGCGCCGGATTCTGGCGCTCCTGCATCGGGGCCATCAAGGCTTGAGCGTGCGGTCCTGGTAACGGATCAGCGGTATCGCGTAGCCGGACGAGCAGTGCCGACCGGAGGAGATGGAGGTGCACAGACAGCGAAGCCAATCGGGGTACGGTCGGGAGCCCAGGACCTAGTGATTCATCGGCGCTGTTGCTCTAGCCGCGACGCGAAACCGGCCCCAAGGTCATCTCCAACGTCGCTGCTCCGCAAATGGCTCCGCCGGTTCCTGCCCGTGCAACGAGCGCGCGGCCAGCCGCAGTCAACCGCGCTCTCACCCTCTCATGCCAACTGACAGGGTTGAGGAGACTACCTGATCAACTGCCGCCGTCGCGCTGACCACGGCGCGCGCCTCGGCGATCCCCGCGCCGGCTCTGGCGTTTGTCGATCATCTCGAAAAGCTTGGCTTGTTGTTGATCGCTGAGGATGGGCGCGGCGGCCTGTGCCAGCACCTCACGCTCGGCCTGGATGCGCGCTTCGAAGTCGCCTCGCTGGGCTAGCGCCTCTTCTTGCGTGAGGTCGCCGTCCCGGACCCGCTGGCGCAAGGCCTTGCTGTCTTCATGGATGACCTGCATAGCCGTATGGTGGCTTTCGAGGAGCGGCTCCAGCTCGGCGCGCTGTGTATCTGAGAGTTCGAGGTGGTCGGCGAGCCGTTCGAGGCGCTCTTGAGGCGAGGCATCGTCACGCGGACCACGGCGCTGGGCGTCCTGAGCGAGGACTGGGCTGATCCCGACGGCGAGGACGGCTAGGAGGAGGAGCGACCGGATGGATCGATTATGGTTCATCGTTGTGTGGGCGTTGGTGGATCAGGCTGCATGCGCTTCCAATCAACGGACCCCACCTATGGTAGTTGTCACGAAGCCGTGGCGGTCTGGCTGCGTTGTCGTCTCGTCCGTGTTGTCTCTTCCCCATCGTCACGAAGGGATGACGGGTTGGCTTACACGTCGCTCTGTCTGTTGCCCCGGACAGTCCTTGCCCCGCGCTCCTCTCGCGTGCGCCGCATCATCGTGTCGTAGGCCTGCTGGCTGAGCCACGCAGTGCCGTCTGTATAGGCAGGGCGTCGGTAGTAAGTCCCGGCCCGCTGGATCGGCAGGCCGAACGCGAGGCAGACCGCGTCGACGGGGGCGGTGCGTGACCGTCGCCAGTCGCGCTTAGCCAGGGCGTTCCAAAAGGCGTCGTCGTGGTCGGGGCGGACGGACCGTGGCACGGGTATTCAGCGACGAAGGATCTAGCGACGAAGGGCCCTAGGAGCGCGAGCGCCCGACGGTCTTTGGAGCGACAGGTCCGTTGGGTGCCAAATAGCTGTCATCGAGGAAATCGCCCGTGAGCGGGTCACGGCGGGCAGGATCGCGCCCCTCCAACGCTTCAATGCGGTCATAGAGCGGAGCGGTGGCTTCGTCGACCGCATCGTCGATGAGCGCTTGCAACTCGCTCATCCGGAGCCCCTCGCTGTCGACGGCCCCGAACCGCTGCGTTTGCGCCTGCGCGATCCGCTCCTCCGCTTTCAGCTTACGCACGCGATAGGCGAAGGTGAACACCACAATTGGCAGGATCAAGAA is a genomic window containing:
- a CDS encoding glycosyltransferase; the protein is MTVLSLVFLGLAGIYALLIGAFSVGYRRVLRQAEDVPSDAALPFVSVIVPARDEADCIGACIDAILGNDYPDDRFELIVVDDLSDDATPEIVQGRIDQERVDALHVMPVLAGFEEEEDEPPSLRLRLFQMPENLERQRAHKKRAIEKGIAHARGEVILTTDADCEVPTTWIRTMASAFGAVVAQGDPLAEEEPGVALVSGPVLYTTHRAPLLQMQALEFLGLVAVGAGAIGAGRPTLCNGANVAYRRDVFDALGGFEGIDHLTSGDDELLMQKIADQTDWQVRFCNDPAAAVVTEPMFSLGAFVAQRARWASKGAHYPNPVLVAMCVAIFSFFVLLIGLSVALPFAPALGPAVAGAWALKLLPEWTLLAPFARRFRREHLLRWFLPAQALHPLYIVAMATLGAWGGYTWKGRTVSR
- a CDS encoding CoA pyrophosphatase, with product MLLYSDADGHARFVLTQRPETMRDHSGQISFPGGRIEAGETALGAALRETEEEVGVAVAEEAVLGPLSGLYIPPTRFCVTPFVAALDDRPDFALNRIEVARLIEASVAELLDPDNVRTTVRHIRGVDYEVPYFALSGHVVWGATAMMLAEFCEVLRVAFSD
- a CDS encoding Spy/CpxP family protein refolding chaperone, with translation MNHNRSIRSLLLLAVLAVGISPVLAQDAQRRGPRDDASPQERLERLADHLELSDTQRAELEPLLESHHTAMQVIHEDSKALRQRVRDGDLTQEEALAQRGDFEARIQAEREVLAQAAAPILSDQQQAKLFEMIDKRQSRRGDRRGARRGQRDGGS